A single region of the Methanolacinia paynteri genome encodes:
- a CDS encoding radical SAM protein, which translates to MYEDIEKEIESLIKFGFFSKSELKTSDNVTRININIQNSCNLRCKYCFADDGDTHNKKTSREMSAHVLCDIIDTFVGQLKDDQKSNVVFFGGEPMLNIDLLKYAISYLRQKSADNFSKICVDIFTNGTLITDDFVEFVRQYGNIRFMVSLDGQPCINDSARVFKDGGPTSKEIVRGIERLKKIGLHRILVRSTIYGLPIDLKGRLEYFKALGLKNIVFDVAIKDGICIDDLYARIETEISDVSQFISDNLGKKMNINLITEPVTKILAGDNFFDGVPFNCPAGKSYMSFDVKGDCYTCHFFNGDSSHQVLNPWEEKTDPNIDSCDGCWARWICDKPCEYKFLHIKSCGGRTETYCIYQKRRIVEAIKLILKVFPDNLPYEEYWKKMLYHEGK; encoded by the coding sequence ATGTACGAAGATATCGAAAAAGAGATAGAGTCTCTCATTAAATTCGGATTTTTTTCTAAATCAGAATTGAAAACTTCTGACAATGTAACTAGAATTAATATCAACATACAGAACTCTTGCAACTTAAGGTGCAAATATTGTTTTGCCGACGATGGCGACACCCATAATAAAAAGACGAGCCGAGAGATGAGTGCCCACGTACTCTGTGATATCATAGATACCTTCGTAGGGCAACTTAAGGATGATCAAAAATCCAATGTTGTGTTTTTTGGAGGGGAACCCATGTTGAATATAGATCTACTAAAGTATGCAATATCTTATCTTCGACAGAAATCCGCTGATAATTTTTCAAAAATATGTGTGGATATATTCACAAATGGAACACTTATAACAGACGATTTCGTAGAGTTTGTTCGTCAATATGGAAACATACGTTTCATGGTAAGCTTAGACGGCCAACCATGCATAAATGATTCTGCCAGAGTTTTCAAAGATGGAGGGCCAACTTCAAAGGAAATTGTCCGTGGTATTGAGCGCCTGAAAAAAATAGGTCTGCATAGAATTCTTGTACGATCTACAATATACGGATTACCAATTGATTTAAAGGGCAGACTTGAATATTTCAAGGCACTAGGCTTAAAAAATATTGTTTTCGACGTTGCCATCAAAGATGGTATATGTATTGATGATCTATATGCCAGGATTGAAACTGAAATCTCCGATGTTTCGCAGTTCATTTCCGATAATCTTGGAAAGAAAATGAACATAAATCTCATCACAGAGCCAGTGACAAAGATTCTGGCGGGTGATAATTTTTTTGACGGAGTTCCATTCAACTGCCCGGCTGGTAAAAGTTACATGTCATTTGATGTTAAAGGCGATTGTTATACATGTCATTTTTTCAACGGCGATTCCTCCCATCAAGTTCTCAATCCTTGGGAGGAAAAAACCGATCCAAACATCGATAGTTGTGATGGTTGTTGGGCGAGATGGATCTGTGACAAACCCTGTGAATATAAATTTTTGCATATAAAAAGTTGTGGGGGCAGAACCGAAACATACTGTATCTATCAGAAAAGAAGAATCGTCGAAGCAATAAAATTAATATTAAAAGTCTTCCCAGATAACTTGCCATATGAAGAGTATTGGAAAAAGATGTTGTACCATGAAGGTAAATAG
- a CDS encoding B12-binding domain-containing radical SAM protein: MTRVACVLPYSQSIYRNKNVKDSIHLSDLIYLSEYIRFKGYDVRVFDYLSNESVDKDLLNSEFEKFNPAIVIINPIHRLEDMNLFFDEVDISDMVKIGIGGLLAGIEGLKEFEELNYIIPLNSEKMILDILSDLKYKPVNDTNRERHLDVHNPIALDEIISLVDPKKMISKVDNDLAFLHSSRGCWYMECSFCMIGAASKKCKIAWNPIDPAVFASVMKSLMLIGVKRVQLLDSDFIGPPKGRIDRLKNIYAQFDAQGVDLELYGETRADSLTCEETVILLKKIGIKTVFVGVDSPSNSALRRTKKGITFNDVEKSLKLLEKHGISVKIGWLIADPESTISDLKEGIQNIRNLRLYDFLGIAGLGNHSGAGTIFYEMHAHRGTKIYKHSKASLSEEKVEYVCEDVNRILLEFKKVRQELWKLFCAKILEMKDASNRRSYTESFKIFLLDVFDAYLDSGGAICLSEMVEEHYKRWAGVYD, translated from the coding sequence ATGACACGTGTTGCATGTGTTTTGCCATATAGTCAATCTATTTATCGTAACAAAAATGTGAAGGACTCTATCCATCTTTCTGATTTGATATATCTATCTGAATATATCAGATTCAAAGGATATGATGTTAGAGTTTTTGATTATCTTTCCAATGAGTCTGTAGATAAAGATCTTTTGAATTCCGAATTTGAAAAATTTAATCCAGCCATTGTCATCATAAATCCAATTCATAGACTTGAAGACATGAATTTGTTCTTTGATGAAGTAGATATTAGTGACATGGTGAAAATCGGCATCGGAGGGCTACTGGCAGGGATTGAAGGTCTGAAAGAGTTCGAAGAATTAAACTATATCATTCCATTAAATTCTGAAAAAATGATATTAGATATCCTATCTGATTTGAAGTACAAGCCAGTAAATGATACGAACCGCGAAAGACATCTGGACGTCCATAATCCAATCGCACTCGATGAAATAATCAGTTTGGTGGATCCGAAAAAGATGATATCCAAAGTAGATAATGACCTAGCATTTTTGCACTCCAGCAGAGGTTGTTGGTATATGGAATGTTCATTTTGTATGATTGGCGCTGCATCAAAAAAATGCAAAATCGCCTGGAATCCAATAGATCCAGCGGTTTTCGCATCCGTTATGAAATCACTTATGTTGATCGGTGTGAAAAGAGTCCAGCTTCTGGATTCAGATTTTATTGGACCGCCAAAAGGCAGAATCGACAGACTCAAAAATATATATGCCCAATTCGATGCACAGGGGGTAGATTTGGAGCTATATGGTGAAACGAGGGCAGATTCGTTGACATGCGAAGAGACTGTTATCTTGTTAAAGAAAATTGGCATCAAAACAGTGTTTGTAGGAGTGGACTCACCATCGAATTCAGCTCTTCGTAGAACAAAAAAAGGCATAACTTTCAATGATGTTGAGAAATCTTTAAAACTTCTTGAAAAACATGGAATCTCTGTAAAAATCGGGTGGTTGATCGCAGATCCTGAGTCAACAATTTCTGACTTGAAAGAGGGAATACAGAACATTCGAAACCTCAGGTTGTATGATTTTCTCGGGATTGCGGGACTAGGAAATCATTCTGGAGCCGGTACTATTTTTTATGAAATGCACGCCCATAGGGGAACAAAAATATATAAACATTCAAAAGCCAGCCTCAGTGAAGAGAAAGTGGAGTATGTTTGCGAAGATGTAAACAGGATTCTTCTCGAATTCAAAAAAGTTAGGCAGGAATTATGGAAACTTTTCTGTGCTAAGATTTTGGAGATGAAAGATGCTTCCAACAGAAGGTCTTACACGGAATCGTTTAAAATATTCTTGCTAGATGTATTTGATGCATACCTTGATAGTGGTGGAGCCATATGTTTATCTGAAATGGTAGAAGAACACTATAAAAGATGGGCTGGCGTCTATGATTAA
- a CDS encoding SPL family radical SAM protein, whose protein sequence is MKSIGKRCCTMKVNRIKITDHSSIDPMSDRVLLSPYQGCTHRCLFCPANDNFLEKKAFLLFNESNELTVVENIVEILDESLLKFNKKVRVHLSPVADPFQPINDCLKITQRIINVCNKHNCPVTISTKAILPKSAILLLKKNVDPIIELTIVSIDENIRKYIVRGGGAPVYEMLEQVRRLSSMGFRIVVRIDPIFPLINDNPEKIEELIKNVKGCGAEFIVTSVADIVEGALEKEKEYLDSFSPGLYEKYKELYVYKNGRMFHASREYRLGILGKMLKICRAHGIMLEVSGESDLKNFEVEA, encoded by the coding sequence ATGAAGAGTATTGGAAAAAGATGTTGTACCATGAAGGTAAATAGGATAAAAATTACCGACCATTCCTCAATAGATCCAATGTCCGATAGAGTTTTATTAAGTCCTTACCAGGGTTGTACACATCGCTGTCTTTTTTGTCCTGCCAATGATAATTTTTTGGAAAAAAAGGCGTTCCTGTTATTCAATGAATCAAATGAATTGACAGTTGTAGAAAATATTGTGGAAATTTTGGATGAATCCCTGTTGAAGTTCAATAAAAAAGTCAGGGTTCATCTCTCCCCCGTGGCAGATCCATTTCAACCCATTAACGACTGTTTGAAAATAACTCAAAGAATAATAAATGTATGTAACAAGCACAATTGTCCAGTGACAATTTCAACGAAGGCGATATTGCCAAAATCGGCCATACTATTACTAAAAAAAAATGTAGATCCAATAATCGAATTAACGATAGTCTCCATCGATGAGAATATAAGAAAATATATAGTCCGAGGAGGAGGCGCGCCAGTGTATGAGATGTTAGAACAAGTAAGAAGACTCTCGTCCATGGGTTTCAGAATTGTTGTCAGGATAGATCCTATTTTCCCGCTGATAAATGATAATCCTGAAAAAATAGAAGAGCTCATTAAAAATGTTAAAGGATGTGGTGCGGAGTTTATTGTTACGAGTGTAGCAGATATCGTAGAGGGGGCACTAGAGAAAGAAAAAGAATATCTCGATTCTTTTTCACCTGGGTTGTATGAAAAATATAAGGAATTGTATGTATATAAGAATGGAAGAATGTTTCATGCCTCGAGAGAATACCGATTAGGAATACTCGGCAAAATGTTGAAGATTTGTAGAGCGCATGGCATAATGTTAGAAGTCAGTGGAGAATCAGATCTAAAAAATTTTGAGGTGGAGGCATGA